In the genome of Augochlora pura isolate Apur16 chromosome 8, APUR_v2.2.1, whole genome shotgun sequence, one region contains:
- the LOC144474127 gene encoding uncharacterized protein LOC144474127, whose translation MAKSDENAWTKTGRKEHTALQAEIESEEEWANLLERKGLILADIYSEWCGPCIAMVSTLKKIKLELGLDSINYAIVKNDNIEDLERYHEKSEPVWMFIQDGKMVNLMFGANCPNLRKLIVHEIKRVQAGEPPEMRLNVRDRTPMEEVLWQKEEAIRKAKEDRRRAKEEAEKKEKYEAFLAQMMFELCEETTLVFYPWVFRDEEGRYRDKYGSPPYSDLTTALFKQNFDIQEEQRLLFTEEILEKMLVESNVEMTQELIAGFTDDKTLALRLKGRRPHPDWPVPYPYDCPDRGAQCPTREIDDVENYLFHLLNSSKPLVHESVDLNNTESYMKRHFYVHEPDPEDPEDFPREYPAVWIPPQARSKVNAFMTLFGNYMERVHPYEEPLPPVPYCAFKFDADKFDVIYDTCTQFPDAIKYFGAYEFDKPPYARRIASNPDDFQNKVRFKTGGEVFVVIIQRFSDDVFLSFASIEPYFVTEVDEEAQAMIDEYFPEGVEDVPPDTFAAIQEEEDQDYEHEEEEEEEEEEDVEEDPEEINISYSFL comes from the exons ATGGCCAAGTCCGACGAAAATGCATGGactaaaa CGGGCAGAAAAGAGCACACCGCCCTCCAGGCCGAGATCGAGTCCGAGGAAGAATGGGCGAACCTGTTGGAACGCAAGGGCCTGATCCTCGCGGACATCTATTCGGAATGGTGCGGTCCGTGCATAGCGATGGTAAGCACCCTGAAGAAGATCAAGCTGGAGCTCGGCTTGGACTCGATCAACTACGCGATCGTCAAGAACGACAACATCGAGGATTTGGAGAGGTACCACGAGAAGAGCGAGCCGGTTTGGATGTTCATCCAAGACGGGAAAATGGTGAACCTGATGTTCGGCGCGAACTGTCCGAATTTGAGGAAGCTGATCGTTCACGAGATTAAAAGGGTGCAGGCCGGCGAGCCGCCGGAAATGAGATTGAACGTCAGGGACAGGACGCCGATGGAGGAGGTTCTATGGCAGAAGGAGGAGGCGATTAG GAAAGCGAAAGAGGATCGTCGGCGTGCCAAAGAGGAGGccgagaagaaagagaagtaCGAAGCATTTTTGGCGCAGATGATGTTCGAGCTGTGCGAGGAGACCACACTGGTGTTCTACCCGTGGGTGTTCAGGGACGAGGAGGGTCGTTACAGGGACAAGTACGGCAGCCCTCCGTACAGCGACCTGACCACCGCCCTCTTCAAGCAGAACTTCGACATCCAGGAGGAGCAGCGGCTGCTCTTCACCGAGGAGATCCTCGAGAAGATGCTGGTCGAGAGCAACGTCGAGATGACGCAAGAGCTGATCGCAG GATTCACCGACGACAAGACCTTAGCCCTTCGCCTGAAGGGCAGACGACCCCACCCCGACTGGCCAGTCCCGTATCCGTACGACTGCCCTGACAGAGGAGCCCAGTGTCCCACCCGCGAGATCGATGACGTCGAGAATTACCTGTTCCACCTGCTGAACAGCAGCAAGCCTCTGGTCCACGAGTCCGTGGATCTGAACAACACCGAATCGTACATGAAGAGACACTTCTACGTCCACGAGCCCGATCCCGAAGATCCGGAGGACTTTCCGCGCGAGTATCCTGCTGTCTGGATACCTCCTCAG GCCAGGAGCAAAGTGAACGCGTTCATGACCCTCTTCGGCAATTACATGGAACGGGTGCATCCGTACGAGGAACCGTTGCCGCCGGTTCCGTACTGCGCCTTCAAGTTCGACGCCGACAAATTCGACGTCATCTACGACACCTGCACTCAGTTCCCCGACGCCATCAAATACTTCGGGGCGTACGAGTTTGACAAGCCGCCGTACGCCAGGCGGATCGCTTCGAACCCCGACGACTTTCAGAACAAG GTTCGATTCAAAACCGGTGGCGAGGTGTTCGTAGTGATCATTCAGAGGTTCTCGGACGACGTGTTCCTGTCGTTCGCCAGCATCGAGCCGTACTTCGTCACCGAGGTGGACGAAGAGGCGCAGGCGATGATAGACGAATACTTCCCCGAGGGAGTCGAGGACGTGCCGCCAGACACGTTCGCGGCCAtccaggaggaggaggaccaAGATTACGAGcacgaggaagaggaggaggaggaagaggaagaggacgTCGAAGAGGACCCCGAGGAGATCAATATAAGCTACAGTTTCCTGTGA